Within bacterium, the genomic segment GCATTGCCGCCGCTCACCGGATTGTCGAGGTGCATGCTGAGGGTATTGATACCACCGCGGTCATAGACCTGCTTGATCCAGATCTTCATGGCATCAAAATAGACGCCGTCGAGGTTTTTCACGTTCTGGATATCGCCAAGATCCCAGCCATACACGGCAGGATAATCGCCGCAGACCTCCTTGACATCGGAGCGGCCGTACTCCGCCCACCAGCCGACGCCGTAGGCGAGATCATCCTGGTGGCCGAAGAGCAGGTTAGTCTGGGCCAGCGTCTTGAGATTCTTGAAGAGGGCGACGGTCTCGGCAGTGGCCATAGAGTCCACCAGGATCGTATTTTTCACAACCGGTTTCTCCTCCGGCCCGGCCGGGGATTTCTTGCTGCCGCAGGCCGAGGTGAGAGTAAAAGCCAGGAGTATCACCAGGGTAAATTGAAATCGACTGTAACGCATGATGGGACCTTTCTGCTTGTTTCACCAATATAGCATCTTGAGAGGCTTAAAATCAAGGAGAATTCAGTTGAAAAATTGGCCTCGCTTCGCTAACTTGTCTAAACTAATCACGCGGAGTCCACGTCCTGATCGCATGAATATTCTCTATATCACCCAGTATTTTCCGCCCGAGGTCGGCGCCACCCAGAACCGCGCCTTTGAAATGGCCACCAACCTGGTCCGCCTCGGCCACCAGGTCACTATCCTGACCGAATTCCCCAACCACCCTCGCGGCATCATTCCGCCCGAGTACCATCGCCGCTGGTATGTCAAGGACGAGCTCGAGGGCATCCGGGTGATCCGCGTCTGGGTCTTTGCCCGGCCGGTCAAGACCTTCTTCACCCGCATGGCTTTTTATCTGACTTTCATGATGAATGCTGCTCTGGTCGGCACCCTGGTGCGCGGACCCTATGATCTGGTCTATGCCACCTCACCCCCCTATTTCGTAGGCGTCACTGGACTGTGGCTCAGCCTGGTGAAGCGGGCACGCTTCGTCTTCGAGGTGCGCGATCTCTGGGTCAAGTCCGCTGCCGAACTCGGCGAGGTCAGCAACCCACGCGTGCTGAAAATGGCAGGTTGGCTCGACCAGCTCTACTACCGCAAAGCGCGGCGCATCATCGCCGTCACCCGCGGTATCTATGACGACCTGGCCGCCCGGGGCCTTGCCGCCAAACTGCACCTGATCTATAACGGCACCAATTGCGAACAGCTCTACGACTGCGGCGACGGTAAACGCCGGGAACGGGGATGGGAGGACAAGTTCGTGGTGATGTATGCCGGGGTTCTCGGCATCGCGCAGGGACTGGAGGAGATCTGCCGGGTGATCGAGGATTTCAAGGGGGATCCCGGGCTTCTCTTTGTCTTTGTCGGCGAAGGCCCTCTGAAGCACCGGCTCCACAACCTGCAGGAGCGCCGCGGCTTGACCAACCTGATCTTGCTGGGCGAGGTGCCGCGCGAGGAGATCGCCGCCTGGCTTTCGGCCGCCGATTGCTGTCTGGTGCCTCTCAAGAAGCGCGAGACCTTTCTCGGAGCGCTCCCTTCCAAAATGTTCGACATCATGGCCTGCAGCCGTCCTCTCCTCCTCAGCGTCGACGGCGAGGCGCGCGCGCTGGTGGAGAAGATCGGCGCCGGCTTGTATGTCGAGCCGGAAAATGACGCCGCATTGCGCCAGGCCATCCTGACCCTCAAGGCCGATCCCGCCCTGGGCAGGAGGATGGGGGCAGCCGGCCGGAGTTTCGTCGAACATAACTTCTCCCGCCGCCAGGCGGCCCTGGAGCTGGAAAAGGTGCTCCAGGCGGTGATGAACGAATCAAGGAGATCCGCATGAAAATCAGCCCATGGCTGCTTTGTGCCGCCCTGCTCCTCGGCACCGCACTTCCCTCCCGTCCCTGCACCATCATCGCTGCTGGCAGAAAGGCCACGGCGGACGGCTCGGTCCTTCTCAGCCACACCGATGCCGGCCCCGATTCGCGGATCCGCGTCGTTCCCACGATGAGCTACCCGGCCGGCGCTCTCGCCCCCGTCTATTGGGGTATCCAGGATCCCGCACAGCCGCTGGATCATCCCGCCGAGATCCTCGGCTACATCCCCCAGGTCCGCCAGACCTTCGGCTACGTACGCTCCGCCTATTCGCACATCAATACGCATCAGGTCGGCATCGCCGAAAGCACGACCAGCCAACGGCCGGAGCTGGCCAACGAAAAGGGCAAATGCGAACAGATCATGACCATCGAAATGGCGCAGATCTTCGCCCTCGAACGCTGCCGCAGCGCCCGCGAGGCGGTCCGTCTCATCGGCGACCTGATGACGACCTGGGGCTTTCTCTGCTCCTCAGGCGACGGCAGCGAGACCCTTGCCATCGGCGACACCGCTGAAGTCTGGATTTTCGAAGTCTTCGGCGTCGGGCCGGCATGGACCAAAGCAAGCGGCAAGCCCGGCGCCATCTGGGCGGCCGAGCGCCTCGGCGATGACCAGGCCAC encodes:
- a CDS encoding glycosyltransferase family 4 protein is translated as MNILYITQYFPPEVGATQNRAFEMATNLVRLGHQVTILTEFPNHPRGIIPPEYHRRWYVKDELEGIRVIRVWVFARPVKTFFTRMAFYLTFMMNAALVGTLVRGPYDLVYATSPPYFVGVTGLWLSLVKRARFVFEVRDLWVKSAAELGEVSNPRVLKMAGWLDQLYYRKARRIIAVTRGIYDDLAARGLAAKLHLIYNGTNCEQLYDCGDGKRRERGWEDKFVVMYAGVLGIAQGLEEICRVIEDFKGDPGLLFVFVGEGPLKHRLHNLQERRGLTNLILLGEVPREEIAAWLSAADCCLVPLKKRETFLGALPSKMFDIMACSRPLLLSVDGEARALVEKIGAGLYVEPENDAALRQAILTLKADPALGRRMGAAGRSFVEHNFSRRQAALELEKVLQAVMNESRRSA